A part of Bosea sp. (in: a-proteobacteria) genomic DNA contains:
- the ugpC gene encoding sn-glycerol-3-phosphate ABC transporter ATP-binding protein UgpC: MAAVTIRKVRKVFGKAEVIHGIDLSFGDGEFVVLVGPSGCGKSTLLRMIAGLESVTGGEIDIGGTVVNDLAPRERDIAMVFQDYALYPHKSVYDNMAFGLKMRGAAPQEIAERVKEASEVLQIGHLLDRRPGQLSGGQRQRVAMGRAIVRRPRVFLFDEPLSNLDAQLRAEVRIEIKKLHQRFGTSIVYVTHDQVEAMTLADRIAVLRAGHLEQFATPDDIYNKPASRFVAGFMGSPPMSFARLTASADARMLAMPSGLALPARAGLRPGARYDAGFRPEHVKLGPDALPGGVNAKARVEILEPLGAETLALLSIGGATLTGRFPPQSGVKPGDEVTVSLGASDMHLFDTETGGALAA; encoded by the coding sequence GTGGCAGCGGTGACCATCCGCAAGGTCCGCAAGGTTTTCGGCAAGGCCGAGGTGATCCACGGCATTGACCTGAGCTTCGGCGATGGCGAGTTCGTGGTGCTGGTCGGCCCGTCCGGCTGCGGAAAATCGACCCTGTTGCGCATGATCGCGGGCCTCGAGTCCGTGACCGGCGGAGAGATCGACATCGGCGGCACGGTGGTGAACGACCTGGCCCCGCGCGAGCGCGACATCGCCATGGTGTTCCAGGATTATGCGCTCTATCCGCACAAGAGCGTCTACGACAACATGGCCTTCGGGCTGAAGATGCGGGGCGCAGCGCCCCAGGAGATCGCCGAGCGCGTCAAGGAAGCGTCGGAGGTGTTGCAGATCGGCCACCTGCTCGACCGCAGGCCGGGGCAGCTCTCGGGCGGGCAGCGCCAGCGCGTGGCCATGGGCCGCGCCATCGTGCGCCGCCCGCGCGTTTTCCTTTTCGACGAGCCGTTGTCGAATCTCGACGCCCAGCTGCGTGCCGAGGTGCGCATCGAGATCAAGAAGCTGCACCAGCGCTTCGGCACTTCGATCGTCTACGTCACGCATGACCAGGTCGAGGCGATGACGCTGGCGGACCGCATCGCAGTGCTGCGCGCGGGCCATCTCGAACAGTTCGCGACGCCGGACGACATCTACAACAAGCCGGCCTCCAGGTTCGTCGCGGGCTTCATGGGCTCCCCGCCGATGAGCTTCGCAAGGCTCACCGCGAGCGCTGACGCCCGGATGCTGGCCATGCCGTCGGGGCTCGCCTTGCCGGCGCGCGCGGGGCTGAGGCCAGGCGCGCGCTATGATGCGGGCTTCAGGCCCGAGCATGTGAAGCTGGGGCCCGACGCCCTGCCCGGCGGCGTCAACGCCAAGGCGCGGGTCGAGATCCTGGAGCCTCTGGGCGCGGAGACGCTGGCGCTGCTCAGCATCGGCGGCGCCACGCTCACGGGCCGCTTTCCGCCGCAGTCCGGCGTCAAACCCGGCGACGAGGTCACCGTCTCGCTGGGCGCCAGCGACATGCATCTGTTCGACACTGAAACCGGCGGGGCGCTCGCCGCCTGA
- a CDS encoding sugar kinase — translation MASVLCVGIATLDYIYGVESLPTEGRKYRAAALEVLGGGIAANAAVAVARLDGRASLVTRLGDDIAGDAIRAGLADEHVDLDLCRPLAGGRSPVSAVMVDRGGERMIVSYSDAALPAMPEWLPAALPAGVGCLLGDTRWEEGALHLFRLARSAGVPALLDGDRKPMDPALLDAASHIAFSEVGLKELTGLDDPARALLGVKADARWLAVTAGERGVWVREGGSITHVEAFPIQAVDTLAAGDVWHGAFALALAEGRPEMQAVRFANAAAAIKCTRFGGRKGAPARAEVELFLKERS, via the coding sequence ATGGCGAGCGTCCTGTGCGTCGGAATTGCGACGCTTGATTACATTTATGGCGTCGAAAGCCTGCCGACCGAGGGCCGGAAGTATCGCGCCGCCGCGCTTGAGGTGCTTGGCGGCGGCATCGCGGCCAATGCAGCCGTGGCCGTGGCCCGGCTGGACGGGCGAGCCTCGCTTGTGACCCGCCTTGGCGACGACATCGCTGGCGATGCGATCCGGGCCGGCCTTGCCGATGAGCATGTCGATCTGGACCTGTGCCGCCCGTTGGCGGGGGGACGCTCGCCCGTAAGCGCCGTGATGGTCGATCGCGGCGGCGAGCGCATGATCGTATCCTATTCCGACGCCGCCCTGCCGGCTATGCCCGAATGGTTGCCCGCCGCCCTGCCCGCAGGGGTCGGCTGCTTGCTGGGCGACACCCGCTGGGAGGAGGGCGCGCTGCACCTGTTCCGCCTGGCGAGGAGCGCTGGCGTGCCCGCCCTTCTCGATGGCGACCGCAAGCCGATGGACCCCGCGCTTCTCGATGCCGCCAGCCACATCGCCTTCAGCGAGGTGGGGCTGAAGGAACTCACCGGGCTTGATGATCCTGCCCGTGCGCTCCTCGGCGTCAAGGCCGACGCGCGCTGGCTGGCCGTCACTGCTGGCGAGCGCGGCGTCTGGGTCCGCGAGGGCGGGAGCATCACCCATGTCGAGGCCTTTCCCATACAGGCCGTGGACACGCTCGCGGCCGGCGATGTCTGGCACGGCGCTTTCGCGCTGGCGCTGGCGGAAGGCCGGCCGGAAATGCAGGCCGTCCGCTTCGCCAATGCGGCCGCAGCCATCAAGTGCACCCGCTTCGGCGGGCGGAAAGGCGCGCCGGCACGCGCCGAAGTCGAACTCTTCCTGAAGGAACGCTCATGA
- a CDS encoding tagatose 1,6-diphosphate aldolase, which translates to MTTLSPGKLWGLRRMADAAGLFKMVAVDQRPPIKNPIKAARGAAEAPYDDVAGFKLMLVEELQAHASAMLLDPHFALPRGLSLLSPAKGLIVTLEDSIFRETPGGRLSSQIDHWSVEKIKRTGADAVKVLAWYRPDADVAVNRAQQDFTKAIGEACARCDIPFLFELLVYPLAKDEHQTTDYVEMQGKHAGHVLDSVREFARPDYGIDVFKLESPVPAKGIDAADRAATQALFNEMGALSGRPWVMLSAGASMAEFRIVMEHAYAAGASGYLAGRAIWAEPFRAFPDWDAIRDGLRSRSVPYMAELNALTDRKGTAWFDHPLYGGKAAVEHADDSFRLHYKAG; encoded by the coding sequence ATGACAACGCTCTCGCCCGGCAAGCTCTGGGGCCTGCGCCGGATGGCCGACGCGGCTGGCCTGTTCAAGATGGTGGCGGTGGACCAGCGCCCGCCGATCAAGAACCCGATCAAGGCCGCGCGCGGCGCCGCCGAGGCGCCCTATGATGATGTGGCCGGCTTCAAGCTCATGCTCGTCGAGGAATTGCAGGCCCATGCCTCGGCCATGCTGCTCGATCCGCATTTCGCCCTGCCGAGGGGGCTCTCCCTGCTCTCGCCCGCCAAGGGCCTGATCGTGACGCTGGAGGATTCGATCTTCCGCGAGACGCCGGGCGGGCGGCTGTCGTCCCAGATCGACCACTGGTCCGTCGAGAAGATCAAGCGCACAGGCGCCGACGCCGTGAAGGTCCTGGCCTGGTATCGCCCCGATGCCGATGTGGCCGTCAACCGCGCCCAGCAGGATTTCACCAAGGCCATCGGCGAGGCCTGCGCCCGCTGCGACATTCCCTTCCTGTTCGAATTGCTGGTCTATCCGCTGGCGAAGGACGAGCACCAGACCACAGATTATGTCGAGATGCAGGGCAAGCACGCTGGGCACGTGCTCGACAGCGTCCGCGAATTCGCCAGGCCCGATTACGGCATCGATGTCTTCAAGCTCGAGAGTCCGGTGCCGGCCAAGGGCATCGATGCTGCCGACCGCGCCGCCACGCAGGCGCTCTTCAACGAGATGGGCGCGCTCAGCGGCCGCCCCTGGGTGATGCTCTCGGCCGGCGCCTCCATGGCCGAGTTCAGGATCGTCATGGAGCACGCCTACGCCGCCGGCGCCTCGGGCTATCTCGCGGGCCGCGCCATCTGGGCGGAGCCGTTCAGGGCTTTCCCCGACTGGGACGCGATCCGCGATGGCCTGCGCAGCCGTTCCGTCCCCTACATGGCCGAACTGAATGCGTTGACCGACCGGAAGGGCACCGCCTGGTTCGATCACCCGCTCTATGGCGGCAAGGCTGCCGTCGAACATGCCGATGACAGCTTCCGGCTGCACTACAAGGCAGGCTGA
- a CDS encoding Gfo/Idh/MocA family oxidoreductase has translation MTDIVRYGLVGAGMMGREHIRNLALVPGAVVTAVSDPDADQRAMSAAAAGGAKPFADHRDLLESGLVDALVIASPNDTHMAILGDIFAAPKALPILVEKPVCTTLADCDGLERAAAAYGAPIWVAMEYRYMPPVAELLREVRAGTVGRLRMFAIREHRFPFLKKVGDWNRFTERTGGTLVEKCCHFFDLMRLVAADEPVRVYASGAADVNHRDESYGGRVPDILDNAFVIVDFRSGIRAMLDLCMFAEGSYWQEELAATGSAGKVEAFVPGPARFWPGGGERASEILVSPREPKNPVRRQVHVDEAILMAGDHHGSTYYQHMGFNRVVRQGGAVEVTMADGLMAVRIGLAAERSIRESVPVALWRGGGGLGAERFGPERFGPERFGPEGFGPEGSGPEGSGLAGH, from the coding sequence ATGACGGACATTGTTCGCTATGGTCTGGTCGGCGCCGGCATGATGGGGCGCGAGCATATCCGCAACCTGGCGCTGGTGCCCGGCGCGGTCGTGACTGCCGTCTCCGATCCCGACGCTGACCAGCGCGCCATGTCGGCTGCGGCGGCCGGCGGCGCGAAGCCCTTCGCCGATCACCGCGATCTGCTTGAGTCAGGCCTCGTCGACGCGCTGGTCATCGCCAGCCCCAACGACACGCACATGGCCATCCTCGGGGACATCTTCGCAGCGCCGAAGGCCCTGCCGATCCTGGTGGAAAAGCCTGTCTGCACGACGCTGGCCGACTGCGATGGACTGGAGCGGGCCGCCGCCGCCTATGGCGCGCCGATCTGGGTGGCGATGGAATACCGCTACATGCCGCCCGTGGCCGAGCTGCTGCGCGAGGTCCGCGCCGGCACGGTGGGCCGGCTCAGGATGTTCGCGATCCGCGAGCACCGCTTTCCCTTCCTCAAGAAGGTGGGCGACTGGAACCGCTTCACCGAGCGCACCGGGGGCACGCTGGTCGAGAAATGCTGCCATTTCTTCGACCTGATGCGGTTGGTCGCGGCTGACGAGCCGGTGCGGGTCTATGCCTCGGGCGCAGCCGACGTGAACCATCGCGACGAGAGCTATGGCGGGCGCGTGCCCGACATCCTCGACAATGCCTTCGTGATCGTCGATTTCCGCTCAGGGATCAGGGCGATGCTCGACTTGTGCATGTTTGCCGAGGGCAGCTACTGGCAAGAAGAGCTTGCGGCGACCGGCTCGGCTGGCAAGGTCGAAGCCTTCGTGCCGGGCCCGGCGCGCTTCTGGCCGGGCGGCGGCGAGCGGGCGAGCGAGATCCTGGTGTCGCCGCGCGAGCCCAAGAACCCTGTGCGCCGGCAGGTGCATGTTGACGAGGCCATTCTGATGGCCGGCGACCATCACGGCTCAACCTACTACCAGCACATGGGCTTCAATCGCGTGGTGCGGCAGGGCGGCGCCGTGGAGGTCACCATGGCTGACGGGCTCATGGCGGTTCGCATCGGCCTTGCCGCCGAGCGATCCATCCGCGAGAGCGTGCCCGTCGCTCTCTGGCGCGGCGGTGGCGGCCTTGGTGCGGAACGCTTTGGCCCGGAACGCTTTGGCCCGGAACGCTTTGGGCCGGAAGGCTTTGGCCCGGAAGGATCTGGCCCGGAAGGATCTGGCCTGGCCGGGCATTGA
- a CDS encoding tripartite tricarboxylate transporter substrate binding protein BugD has product MSRTTTSITLTAAAAAGLCLLAAAPAAAQGFPNKQITLIVPFAAGGPSDVIGRLVAEHMGRTLGQQVIVENVAGAGGTAGASRLATAAPDGYTILIHHLALKAAPALYNNLRYDTATAFEPLGMINTGPMVITGKMALPPQNARDFFAYARSQGDKLTMAHAGVGSNSHLCIILMSQAVGAKPTQVAYRGTGPAMNDLVGGQVDALCDQSTTAVPQVQGGKIRAYAVTSAERLDVIKDVPTSREAGTPVEMTIWHGLYAPKGTPAEAIARLSTALQAAMKDPAVNERFASFGTTSFPESQRTPAAHKAAFEGEVAKWAKALREAGVAAGAVN; this is encoded by the coding sequence ATGTCACGAACCACCACATCCATCACGCTGACGGCTGCCGCTGCGGCCGGGCTTTGCCTGCTGGCCGCCGCGCCCGCCGCAGCGCAGGGCTTCCCCAACAAGCAGATCACGCTGATCGTGCCGTTCGCCGCCGGCGGGCCATCCGACGTGATCGGCCGGCTCGTCGCCGAGCACATGGGCCGCACGCTCGGCCAGCAGGTCATCGTCGAGAACGTGGCCGGCGCGGGCGGCACGGCCGGGGCCTCGCGCCTCGCCACTGCGGCGCCCGATGGCTACACCATCCTCATCCATCATCTGGCGCTGAAGGCGGCGCCCGCGCTCTACAACAACCTGCGCTACGACACCGCCACCGCCTTCGAGCCGCTGGGCATGATCAACACCGGCCCGATGGTCATCACCGGCAAAATGGCGCTGCCGCCGCAGAATGCGCGCGACTTCTTCGCCTATGCCAGGTCGCAGGGCGACAAGCTGACCATGGCCCATGCCGGCGTCGGCTCCAACTCGCACCTGTGCATCATCCTGATGAGCCAGGCCGTCGGGGCCAAGCCGACGCAGGTCGCCTATCGCGGCACGGGCCCGGCCATGAACGACCTCGTCGGCGGACAGGTGGATGCGCTGTGCGACCAGTCCACCACGGCCGTGCCGCAGGTCCAGGGCGGCAAGATCCGCGCCTATGCAGTGACCTCGGCCGAGCGGCTGGACGTCATCAAGGATGTGCCCACCTCCCGCGAGGCGGGCACACCGGTGGAGATGACCATCTGGCATGGCCTCTACGCGCCCAAAGGCACGCCGGCCGAGGCGATCGCCCGGCTCAGCACGGCGCTTCAGGCCGCGATGAAGGACCCGGCCGTGAACGAGCGTTTCGCCTCTTTCGGCACCACCTCCTTTCCCGAGTCCCAGCGGACGCCGGCAGCCCACAAGGCGGCCTTCGAGGGCGAGGTGGCGAAATGGGCCAAGGCGCTGCGCGAAGCGGGCGTCGCAGCCGGCGCGGTGAACTGA
- a CDS encoding GntR family transcriptional regulator, translated as MTSDKPEIDDHGSGASAAAPVPVGFRPLYRQVKDAFVKRMVDGVWPAGFLLPSEGQLAAEIGVSQGTVRKALDELAGENLLVRQQGRGTFVAQHDEKRILFQFFKLVPDDGIARFPESVVLEAAVHTATATEREQLGLEAGAKVARVRRMRAIDNVPMIIETLSLPDAMFPRITDDAVPNSLYAFYAERYGVTIAHAREKLKAVALTSRDAEALGKPPGHPALMVQRLALSLDARPVEWRVSLCLTDDAHYLSFMR; from the coding sequence ATGACTTCTGACAAGCCTGAAATCGACGATCATGGTTCGGGAGCGAGCGCAGCGGCGCCGGTCCCTGTCGGATTCCGGCCGCTCTACCGGCAGGTCAAGGACGCCTTCGTGAAGCGGATGGTGGACGGGGTCTGGCCCGCCGGCTTCCTGCTGCCAAGCGAGGGGCAGCTCGCCGCCGAGATCGGCGTCAGCCAGGGCACGGTGCGCAAGGCGCTGGACGAACTCGCTGGCGAGAACCTGCTGGTGCGCCAGCAGGGACGCGGCACCTTCGTGGCGCAGCACGACGAAAAGCGCATTCTCTTCCAGTTTTTCAAGCTGGTTCCGGATGACGGCATCGCGCGATTCCCCGAAAGCGTCGTGCTCGAGGCTGCGGTGCATACAGCCACCGCCACCGAGCGCGAGCAGCTCGGGCTCGAGGCGGGCGCCAAGGTGGCTCGCGTGCGCCGGATGCGCGCCATCGACAATGTGCCGATGATCATCGAGACGCTGTCCCTGCCCGATGCGATGTTCCCCCGCATCACGGACGATGCCGTGCCGAACAGCCTTTATGCGTTCTATGCAGAGCGATACGGCGTGACCATCGCCCATGCCCGCGAGAAGCTGAAGGCGGTGGCGCTGACCTCGCGCGACGCCGAGGCGCTGGGCAAGCCGCCGGGCCATCCCGCGCTCATGGTGCAGCGCCTGGCGCTGTCGCTCGATGCGCGACCCGTCGAATGGCGGGTGAGCCTGTGCCTCACCGATGATGCGCACTATCTTTCGTTCATGCGCTGA
- a CDS encoding UxaA family hydrolase, translating to MSAPHLLVHEREDNVGVVVVEGLKAGVRMLCVVTHDNSSFELTANSDVPIGHKVALKDLKAGDTAIKYGQDIGKMVGPAKVGDYVHVHNLKTKRW from the coding sequence ATGTCTGCTCCGCATCTGCTCGTGCACGAGCGTGAGGACAATGTCGGCGTGGTGGTGGTGGAAGGCCTGAAGGCCGGCGTCAGGATGCTGTGCGTCGTCACCCACGACAATTCATCCTTCGAACTGACGGCGAATTCCGATGTGCCGATCGGCCACAAGGTCGCGCTGAAGGACCTCAAGGCCGGCGACACCGCCATCAAGTATGGCCAGGACATCGGCAAGATGGTCGGCCCCGCCAAGGTCGGGGACTACGTGCACGTGCACAACCTCAAGACCAAGCGCTGGTGA
- a CDS encoding UxaA family hydrolase codes for MGWRRENGRVGVRNHVLILPLDDLSNSACEAVANNIKGTLAIPHAYGRLQFGEDLDIHFRTLIGAGSNPNVAAVVVIGIEDGWTKIVVDGIARTGKPVVGFGIEGVGDIGTIAKASYVAKEFVQWASELTREKCDIGDLWVSTKCGESDTTTGLSSCPTVGNMYDKLLPKGIHGVFGETSEITGAEHLCKARAATPEVGERWYKMWQAYQTDVIEQFKTSDLSDSQPTKGNIKGGLSTIEEKALGNLEKIGRESKFIDILQPAETPQKGPGLYFMDTSSAAAECVTLMAAGGYVVHTFPTGQGNVIGNPIVPVIKITGNPQTMRTMPEHIDVDVSGILRRDMTIPEAGDALIANIVRTSNGRLTAAEALGHREFSMTKLYRSA; via the coding sequence ATGGGCTGGCGCCGCGAGAACGGCCGCGTCGGCGTGCGCAACCATGTGCTGATCCTGCCCCTCGATGATTTGTCCAACAGCGCCTGCGAGGCCGTGGCCAACAACATCAAGGGCACGCTCGCCATCCCCCACGCCTATGGCCGGCTCCAGTTCGGCGAGGATCTCGATATCCACTTCCGCACCCTGATCGGCGCGGGCTCGAACCCGAACGTGGCCGCCGTGGTCGTGATCGGCATCGAGGATGGCTGGACCAAGATCGTGGTCGACGGCATCGCCAGGACCGGCAAGCCGGTCGTGGGCTTCGGCATCGAGGGCGTGGGCGACATCGGCACCATTGCCAAGGCCAGCTATGTCGCCAAGGAATTCGTGCAGTGGGCCTCCGAACTCACCCGCGAGAAGTGCGACATCGGCGATCTCTGGGTCTCCACCAAGTGCGGCGAGAGCGACACCACCACGGGCCTGTCGTCCTGCCCCACCGTCGGCAACATGTATGACAAGTTGCTCCCCAAGGGCATCCACGGCGTCTTCGGCGAAACCTCCGAGATCACCGGCGCCGAGCACCTGTGCAAGGCGCGTGCGGCCACGCCGGAGGTCGGAGAGCGCTGGTACAAGATGTGGCAGGCCTACCAGACCGACGTGATCGAGCAGTTCAAGACCTCCGACCTGTCGGACAGCCAGCCCACCAAGGGCAACATCAAGGGTGGGCTCTCGACCATTGAGGAAAAGGCGCTGGGCAACCTCGAGAAGATCGGCCGCGAGTCGAAGTTCATCGACATTCTCCAGCCAGCCGAGACGCCGCAGAAGGGCCCCGGCCTTTACTTCATGGACACCTCTTCGGCCGCTGCCGAATGTGTGACCCTGATGGCGGCGGGCGGCTATGTCGTCCACACCTTCCCGACCGGCCAGGGCAACGTCATCGGCAACCCGATCGTCCCCGTGATCAAGATCACCGGCAATCCGCAGACCATGCGCACCATGCCCGAGCACATCGACGTGGATGTGTCAGGCATCCTGCGCCGCGACATGACCATCCCCGAAGCCGGCGACGCCCTGATCGCCAACATCGTGCGCACCTCGAACGGCCGCCTCACCGCAGCCGAGGCGCTTGGTCATCGCGAATTCTCGATGACCAAGCTCTATCGCAGCGCGTGA
- a CDS encoding GNAT family N-acetyltransferase, whose product MTPQLQLVAPSRTHLDAYTAALRTGWSPFAARDVSREHLDAISRDAEAFILDQNRVEGGVITLPDGSSRPRLPMKMRWMWDGDFCGAVNLRWQKGTDALPPYVAGHVGYTVVPWKRRMGHATAALGLILCEARSVGLGKVEITTHPDNEASRRIIEGHGGRFVEEFVNPHYGDRPQLRYTIDLAP is encoded by the coding sequence ATGACACCGCAGCTTCAACTCGTTGCGCCGTCTCGCACTCATCTGGATGCTTACACGGCGGCGCTCAGGACAGGCTGGTCGCCCTTCGCCGCGCGCGACGTGTCCCGCGAGCATCTTGATGCGATCAGCAGGGACGCCGAGGCGTTCATCCTCGACCAGAACCGGGTCGAGGGCGGCGTCATCACCCTGCCTGACGGATCGAGCCGGCCGCGCCTGCCGATGAAGATGCGCTGGATGTGGGACGGCGATTTTTGTGGGGCGGTCAACCTGCGCTGGCAGAAGGGCACGGACGCGCTGCCGCCCTACGTAGCAGGCCATGTCGGCTATACGGTCGTGCCCTGGAAACGCCGTATGGGTCATGCGACCGCTGCGCTCGGCCTGATCCTCTGCGAGGCGCGGTCCGTGGGGCTTGGGAAGGTCGAGATCACCACCCATCCCGACAACGAAGCTTCCCGTCGCATCATTGAAGGGCATGGCGGCCGTTTCGTAGAGGAGTTCGTCAACCCGCACTACGGCGACAGGCCGCAGCTGCGTTACACGATCGATCTGGCGCCATGA
- a CDS encoding putative sulfate exporter family transporter, translating to MVRKLAPGMLLSLAVAIASYLAAPLLKSLTGGRLALPDMVIALIIGIALHSTVMTPRFEPGMTFCVKKLLRWAIGLLGLRIALGDIIGLGLGVAMLVVASMILTVVAAIWLARVLDRDVGFGALAGAANAVCGASATLAAATVVPDYKRKSADIAFTVVMANAISTIVMLAYPPLCIWLGHDARTTGIMLGATIHDMAQVVGAGYAVSESVGNTAVIVKLFRVFLLLPMVLAIGWYFVRQGEATGEAKVPVPVFALVFLGLCLLNSVMMASPALSAPVGYPVIKSVLGEASKWGLLVAIAALGLGTSLKSILTIGWRHMAVFMGATLVILLVILAGLRLLA from the coding sequence ATGGTCCGGAAGCTCGCCCCAGGCATGCTGCTGTCGCTGGCGGTGGCGATTGCGTCCTATCTCGCCGCGCCGCTGCTCAAATCGCTGACCGGCGGTCGCCTCGCGCTACCGGACATGGTGATCGCCCTGATCATCGGCATTGCGCTGCATTCCACCGTGATGACGCCTCGCTTCGAGCCGGGCATGACCTTCTGTGTGAAAAAGCTGCTGCGCTGGGCCATCGGTCTGCTGGGCCTGCGCATCGCGCTGGGGGACATCATTGGCCTCGGCCTCGGTGTGGCCATGCTGGTCGTGGCCTCGATGATCCTCACGGTCGTGGCCGCCATCTGGCTCGCCAGGGTGCTGGACCGCGATGTGGGTTTCGGCGCGCTCGCGGGTGCGGCCAATGCGGTCTGCGGCGCATCCGCGACGCTGGCGGCGGCGACAGTGGTGCCCGACTACAAGCGCAAGAGCGCGGACATCGCCTTCACGGTGGTGATGGCGAACGCGATCTCCACCATCGTGATGCTGGCCTATCCGCCGCTTTGCATCTGGCTGGGCCATGATGCGCGCACCACGGGCATCATGCTCGGCGCCACAATCCATGACATGGCGCAGGTGGTCGGCGCGGGCTATGCCGTGTCGGAGAGCGTCGGCAACACAGCCGTCATCGTCAAGCTCTTCCGCGTTTTCCTGCTGCTGCCGATGGTGCTCGCCATCGGCTGGTATTTCGTACGGCAAGGCGAGGCCACCGGCGAGGCCAAGGTGCCGGTGCCCGTCTTCGCGCTCGTCTTCCTGGGCCTGTGCCTGCTCAACAGCGTGATGATGGCGAGCCCTGCGCTCTCTGCTCCGGTGGGGTATCCCGTCATCAAATCCGTGCTTGGCGAGGCTTCCAAATGGGGCCTTCTGGTCGCCATCGCCGCGCTCGGGCTCGGCACCTCGCTCAAATCCATCCTCACCATCGGCTGGCGCCACATGGCCGTGTTCATGGGCGCCACGCTGGTCATCCTGCTCGTCATCCTGGCGGGCCTTCGCCTTCTCGCCTGA
- a CDS encoding hydroxyacid dehydrogenase, translating to MPDIVITEFMDEAAIAEGLKGHDVVYDPKLVDKPEELASLLGDARAIIVRNRTQVREPLLAGAPKLKVVGRLGVGLDNIDMVACAARSIAVHPATGANDVSVAEYVITAALVLLRRAWFATDRVANGGWPRNDLMGCEISGKTLGLVGFGAIARETAMRARALGMKVVAHDPFLRADDPAWARLGATPAELPALLREADVVSLHVPLTERTRGMIGAGALASMKRSAILINAARGGVVDEPMLVSALKDGVIAGAALDVFDVEPLKGEQAALFAGCPNLILTPHIAGVTEESNVRVSWVTVENVKRALAG from the coding sequence ATGCCCGACATCGTCATCACCGAATTCATGGACGAGGCCGCGATCGCCGAAGGCCTCAAGGGGCATGACGTGGTCTATGACCCCAAGCTCGTCGACAAGCCCGAGGAACTGGCGAGCCTTCTGGGGGACGCGCGCGCCATCATCGTGCGCAACCGCACCCAGGTGCGCGAGCCGCTGCTGGCTGGAGCCCCGAAGCTGAAGGTGGTCGGCCGCCTCGGCGTCGGGCTCGACAACATCGACATGGTGGCCTGCGCCGCCCGGTCCATCGCGGTCCATCCCGCAACCGGCGCCAATGACGTTTCGGTGGCGGAATACGTCATCACCGCCGCGCTGGTGCTGCTGCGCCGCGCCTGGTTCGCCACCGACCGCGTCGCGAATGGCGGGTGGCCGCGCAACGACCTGATGGGCTGCGAGATCTCGGGCAAGACGCTCGGCCTCGTCGGCTTCGGCGCTATCGCCCGCGAGACGGCGATGCGGGCGCGGGCGCTGGGCATGAAGGTCGTCGCGCATGACCCTTTCCTGAGGGCGGATGATCCGGCCTGGGCCCGGCTCGGCGCCACGCCGGCCGAGCTGCCCGCTCTGCTGCGCGAGGCCGATGTCGTCTCGCTGCACGTGCCGCTGACCGAGCGCACCCGCGGCATGATCGGCGCCGGCGCGCTTGCCTCGATGAAGCGCAGCGCCATCCTCATCAACGCCGCGCGCGGCGGGGTGGTGGACGAGCCCATGCTCGTCTCTGCCCTGAAGGACGGCGTCATCGCGGGCGCGGCGCTCGATGTTTTCGATGTGGAGCCGCTGAAGGGCGAGCAGGCGGCGCTGTTTGCAGGCTGCCCCAACCTCATCCTTACCCCCCACATCGCCGGCGTGACGGAAGAATCCAACGTGCGCGTCAGCTGGGTTACGGTCGAGAACGTGAAGCGGGCGCTGGCCGGATAG